A genomic segment from Gemmatimonadota bacterium encodes:
- a CDS encoding NAD(P)-binding domain-containing protein: protein MKPLPMEVEALIVGAGPIGLACAIAAKRRGVGALVIDAGAIADAIVRYPIGMTFFTTPERLEIGDHRLVRVAPKATRERR from the coding sequence CACTCCCCATGGAGGTCGAGGCACTGATTGTCGGCGCCGGCCCGATCGGCCTGGCCTGTGCGATTGCGGCGAAGCGTCGAGGTGTCGGCGCGCTGGTGATCGACGCCGGCGCGATTGCCGATGCGATCGTGCGCTACCCGATCGGGATGACCTTCTTCACCACGCCCGAGCGGCTGGAGATTGGCGATCACCGTCTGGTGAGAGTGGCGCCAAAGGCGACGCGCGAGAGGCGCTGA